The following are encoded together in the Heliangelus exortis chromosome 15, bHelExo1.hap1, whole genome shotgun sequence genome:
- the ATOX1 gene encoding copper transport protein ATOX1, with product MPKHEFFVDMTCEGCSNAVTRVLHRLGGVQFDIDLPNKKVCIDSEHNVNTLLETLKKTGKNASYLGEKSAQ from the exons ATGCCG AAACACGAGTTCTTTGTGGACATGACCTGTGAAGGCTGCTCCAATGCTGTCACCCGTGTCCTGCACAGGCTGGGAG GTGTCCAGTTTGATATCGACCTGCCCAACAAGAAGGTGTGCATTGACTCAGAGCACAACGTTAACACCCTTTTGGAAACCCTAAAGAAGACTGGAAAGAATGCTTCCTATCTTGGGGAGAAGTCTGCGCAGTAG